The proteins below are encoded in one region of Sulfolobus sp. A20:
- a CDS encoding transposase has translation MKSIRRYLWLMHKAVLQKNNEAWSSFFSSLKNKDSLPQFVNHISPPGYWKDKGKRKLILVIRQDRYEVDEERHLLKDWKMEIPFAGRLRWFGTQGRLEIYIDGNKFYAQIPVDVGRVTAKKSKRPIKGSLIIHGERDKIQIALPKGNKVASIDLGINMLTTVTVDDGTVLFYRGSLVKSDYFYFQKKIGELDRLKAEDEKIHETEAREEVLRERERLFKKLYRRLIHYYRTLASHLAKSLWELGVSTVYLGYPYFISQDKGNKFTSNIWSYRKLIEAIVYKLYEYGIKVFLVVEYNTSRLCAFHDVEVSRKSRGVINCPLGHKLHSDVNGALNIMKLGIRKIVNVLKKPLSFLVSSNGVTLVKGSNTLDLGGTLAL, from the coding sequence ATGAAAAGTATAAGGAGGTACTTGTGGTTAATGCACAAAGCCGTTTTACAGAAGAACAATGAAGCATGGTCTTCCTTTTTCTCATCACTGAAGAATAAAGATAGTCTACCGCAATTCGTTAATCATATCTCACCACCGGGGTATTGGAAAGACAAGGGGAAGAGGAAGCTAATCCTAGTCATTAGGCAAGACCGCTATGAAGTCGATGAGGAAAGGCATTTGCTGAAGGACTGGAAGATGGAAATACCCTTTGCTGGTAGGTTAAGGTGGTTTGGCACTCAAGGTAGGCTGGAGATATACATAGACGGAAACAAGTTCTACGCTCAAATACCAGTTGACGTAGGTAGGGTTACGGCAAAGAAGAGCAAAAGGCCAATCAAGGGATCCTTAATCATTCACGGTGAGAGGGATAAAATACAAATAGCTTTACCTAAAGGTAACAAGGTAGCTTCAATAGACTTGGGCATAAACATGTTAACAACTGTTACAGTAGATGACGGTACTGTTCTCTTTTACCGTGGTTCCCTCGTTAAGAGTGATTACTTCTATTTTCAGAAGAAGATAGGAGAGTTAGATAGGTTAAAGGCTGAGGATGAGAAAATTCACGAGACTGAAGCTAGGGAGGAAGTGTTGAGAGAAAGGGAGCGATTATTTAAGAAGCTTTATCGTAGATTAATACACTACTATAGGACTTTAGCTTCCCATCTTGCTAAGTCATTGTGGGAGTTAGGTGTATCAACAGTCTACCTTGGTTACCCTTACTTCATCTCTCAAGATAAGGGTAATAAGTTCACTTCTAACATTTGGTCCTATCGTAAGTTAATTGAGGCAATAGTGTATAAGCTTTACGAGTACGGTATAAAGGTGTTCCTAGTTGTTGAATATAACACTTCACGACTATGTGCTTTTCATGATGTTGAAGTGAGTAGGAAGTCTAGGGGAGTTATTAATTGCCCTTTAGGTCATAAGCTCCACAGTGACGTTAATGGAGCTTTAAACATAATGAAACTGGGGATAAGGAAGATTGTTAACGTATTGAAAAAACCTCTTTCCTTCCTCGTCTCTTCTAACGGAGTAACTCTCGTAAAGGGGAGTAACACCTTAGACCTCGGTGGAACCCTCGCCCTTTAG
- a CDS encoding ParA family protein produces the protein MKLRVGFIGIKGGVGKTTIALSTAFYLSQKFKVLYIDKDLLSVGSSILGFNGKGFRRAIVENLGREEYEYKVSENLTLFKLFSSPVREIELHRLSVQKEGFVKSYLDVVSKGYDAIIIDYGMIFDPYNPLVYDEYKLFIENFPEYVIGAVIVTDPIKEDVLNSVEYFRYVINKIAAKPIALVVNMVPESWEAKEEVENLINDISHDFSPDIILIPYKNEFLHYSKIKEESELSIVGKKLEKLLKS, from the coding sequence ATGAAACTTAGAGTAGGATTTATAGGGATTAAAGGTGGCGTTGGAAAAACAACTATAGCGTTATCAACAGCCTTTTATTTATCACAAAAATTTAAAGTTCTTTACATCGATAAGGATTTGTTATCTGTAGGTTCCTCAATTCTAGGTTTTAACGGTAAAGGTTTTCGTAGGGCAATAGTTGAGAATTTAGGAAGAGAGGAGTATGAATATAAGGTTAGTGAGAATCTAACATTATTTAAACTATTTAGTAGCCCTGTAAGGGAAATTGAATTGCATAGGCTAAGTGTTCAAAAAGAAGGTTTCGTTAAATCTTATTTAGATGTGGTTTCTAAGGGATACGATGCAATAATAATAGACTACGGTATGATTTTTGATCCATATAATCCATTAGTATATGACGAATACAAATTATTTATCGAAAATTTCCCAGAATATGTTATAGGAGCTGTTATTGTTACGGATCCAATTAAAGAGGATGTTTTAAATAGTGTTGAATATTTCAGATATGTTATAAACAAAATAGCTGCTAAACCTATAGCGCTTGTTGTAAACATGGTACCTGAATCTTGGGAGGCAAAAGAAGAAGTTGAAAATCTAATTAATGATATAAGTCATGATTTTTCCCCCGATATCATTTTAATACCTTATAAGAATGAATTCTTACATTACTCTAAGATAAAAGAAGAGTCCGAGTTATCAATAGTAGGGAAAAAATTAGAAAAGTTACTTAAATCTTGA
- a CDS encoding amidohydrolase family protein, whose protein sequence is MKLVLVGKIFDGEKIIDKGTIIVEDDKITKVLEGIEKVDNAKIIEGDFIMPGLVDAHMHFFGVEEDNVMAWNLVNEIDVAIRSTRDMEVLLRSGFTAVRDLGSKVAVRLDKLQRRGEIIGPTVISSGFSLAITGGNDDPKELPIDFAQRISYSFYCDSPYECRKAVRMAIRQGATVIKVYASGAFSQGGIILPGFTLDELKAIVDESHRAGLKVASHAYGREAIMTSILAGVDTIEHGLGLDEETAQMIKERGICYIPTLATYQIPFESVNPEAKVYREEMIKRHFTDDMRIAMEHKLKIATGTDYVGSKKRPHGQNYIEAVILSRYMSNLEVLKASTSVASECIGLRSRGYVREGYKADLIVVKGNPLSNVEDLSPSHILYVVKDGKVFKGYGLYKELD, encoded by the coding sequence ATGAAATTAGTTTTAGTGGGTAAAATTTTTGATGGAGAGAAAATAATCGATAAGGGGACAATTATAGTGGAAGATGATAAGATAACTAAGGTCTTAGAAGGTATAGAAAAAGTTGATAATGCAAAGATAATTGAAGGAGATTTCATAATGCCTGGGTTAGTTGACGCACACATGCATTTCTTCGGTGTAGAGGAAGATAACGTAATGGCGTGGAACTTAGTTAATGAAATAGACGTAGCAATTAGGAGTACAAGAGATATGGAGGTTTTATTAAGATCTGGTTTCACAGCCGTCAGAGACTTAGGCAGTAAAGTAGCAGTAAGGTTAGATAAATTGCAGAGGAGAGGAGAAATAATTGGACCTACTGTTATATCATCAGGTTTCTCCCTAGCAATAACTGGCGGAAATGATGATCCTAAGGAATTACCAATAGATTTTGCTCAGAGGATTTCCTATTCTTTCTATTGTGATTCCCCCTATGAATGTAGGAAAGCAGTAAGAATGGCTATAAGACAAGGCGCCACTGTCATAAAAGTTTATGCTTCCGGAGCATTCTCTCAAGGAGGCATAATATTACCCGGTTTCACGTTAGATGAGTTAAAGGCAATTGTTGATGAATCGCATAGAGCGGGTTTAAAAGTGGCATCACATGCTTACGGTAGAGAGGCGATAATGACGTCAATACTAGCTGGTGTAGATACGATAGAACACGGCTTAGGCTTGGATGAGGAAACTGCACAGATGATAAAGGAAAGAGGAATATGTTACATTCCAACGTTAGCAACTTATCAAATACCTTTTGAATCCGTCAATCCAGAAGCTAAAGTTTATAGGGAAGAGATGATAAAAAGGCATTTCACTGATGATATGAGGATAGCAATGGAACATAAATTGAAGATTGCTACGGGCACAGATTATGTTGGATCTAAGAAAAGACCACATGGACAAAATTATATTGAGGCGGTAATACTGTCGAGATATATGAGTAATTTAGAAGTACTTAAGGCTTCTACTAGTGTAGCCTCGGAATGCATTGGATTACGAAGTAGAGGATATGTTAGGGAGGGATATAAGGCTGATTTAATAGTTGTTAAAGGTAATCCATTAAGTAATGTAGAAGACCTGTCTCCTAGTCACATTCTTTATGTAGTTAAGGATGGCAAGGTATTTAAGGGTTATGGGCTATATAAGGAGTTAGACTAG
- a CDS encoding winged helix-turn-helix domain-containing protein — MEYKQRKRSSLEIILDILKSCEEGCGVTKIIYGAGINYSVAQKYIDELTKMDVLKVKINENKKYYELTEKGRLLKNHLDEFIKLKEHLEEKKTKLRELLDIED; from the coding sequence ATGGAGTATAAACAAAGGAAAAGAAGTTCATTAGAGATAATACTAGACATACTGAAGAGTTGTGAAGAGGGCTGTGGCGTAACCAAGATCATTTATGGAGCTGGAATAAACTATTCTGTAGCACAAAAATATATCGATGAGTTAACAAAAATGGATGTTTTAAAGGTTAAAATAAATGAGAACAAAAAGTATTATGAACTCACAGAAAAGGGTAGACTATTAAAAAATCATCTTGATGAATTCATTAAACTTAAGGAACACCTCGAGGAAAAGAAAACAAAGTTAAGGGAACTTCTAGATATAGAGGATTAA
- a CDS encoding secondary thiamine-phosphate synthase enzyme YjbQ: protein MKVYFHDISVSTNKQFELVDITDQVEDAVRKSGVINGICLIFVAHSTAAIIANEHERGLMEDILAKIKELVEPERKWKHNLIDDNAHAHLGSTILGADRVFPVRDGKLVRGTWQNIFLVELDGPRRERNITVEIIGD from the coding sequence ATGAAAGTTTACTTTCATGATATTTCAGTTTCAACTAATAAACAGTTTGAGTTAGTAGATATAACGGATCAAGTGGAGGACGCTGTGAGGAAAAGTGGAGTAATAAATGGTATTTGTTTAATATTCGTTGCCCATTCCACTGCAGCCATTATAGCTAATGAGCATGAAAGAGGCTTAATGGAGGATATTCTCGCTAAGATAAAGGAATTAGTAGAACCAGAGAGGAAATGGAAGCATAATCTAATTGATGATAATGCTCACGCACATTTAGGATCAACCATACTTGGGGCTGATAGAGTATTCCCAGTTAGAGATGGGAAGCTTGTTAGAGGAACGTGGCAAAACATCTTCTTGGTAGAGTTAGATGGACCTAGGAGAGAACGAAATATAACTGTAGAAATAATAGGTGATTAA
- a CDS encoding transglutaminase family protein, translated as MKFHVSTEVNFYVNKGTKIWGELYILPYNHEDQRVSNLEISLPTFCNKSVNEDRFKNNYLSFKCNSTDDFQIYVEYNLNMEGLPTYNRNLDLFLNSSKYVDIEKFKIEIKYSTIDELIDSVFKIINERIKYSKEVDIKSASAIFYNLGYGKCVNYSHVALGFFRAHKVPARYVVGITPFSNTEAHAWIEIWNGEKWIGIDPTAGVKNVRYVKWAIGRDDHDVKSKIFHTEKINITNYFHIKKI; from the coding sequence ATGAAATTTCACGTTTCCACGGAAGTGAACTTTTACGTTAATAAGGGGACTAAGATATGGGGAGAACTCTATATTTTGCCTTATAACCACGAGGACCAAAGGGTAAGTAATTTGGAAATTTCTCTGCCGACATTTTGTAATAAAAGTGTAAATGAAGATAGATTCAAAAATAATTATCTATCCTTCAAGTGTAATTCCACTGATGATTTCCAGATATATGTAGAGTATAATCTTAATATGGAAGGCTTACCAACTTATAATCGAAATCTTGATCTGTTTCTCAACTCCAGTAAGTATGTTGATATAGAAAAGTTTAAAATTGAAATAAAATATTCTACAATAGATGAATTAATTGATTCAGTATTTAAAATAATTAACGAAAGAATAAAATATTCTAAGGAAGTTGACATTAAGTCTGCCTCAGCAATTTTTTATAACTTGGGTTATGGTAAGTGTGTCAATTATAGTCACGTTGCTTTGGGATTTTTTAGAGCACACAAAGTTCCAGCAAGATATGTGGTAGGTATAACGCCGTTCTCTAACACTGAAGCTCATGCATGGATTGAGATATGGAACGGGGAGAAGTGGATTGGAATAGATCCCACTGCAGGAGTTAAAAACGTTAGATACGTTAAATGGGCTATTGGTAGAGACGATCATGACGTGAAAAGTAAAATATTTCATACGGAAAAAATTAATATAACTAATTATTTTCACATTAAAAAAATATAG
- a CDS encoding NAD(P)-dependent alcohol dehydrogenase, with protein sequence MRAMRLVEVGKPLKLQDIEVPKPKGPQVLIKVEAAGVCHSDVHMRQGRFGNLRIVEDLGVKLPVTLGHEIAGKVEEVGDEVVGYSKGDTVVANPWEGEGSCYYCRIGEEHLCDTPRWLGINYDGAYAEYVLVPHYKYLFKLKRLNSIEATPLTCSGITTYRAVRKASLDPSKVIAIIGAGGGLGTMAVQIAKAVSGAVVIGIDVRDEAVEAARRAGADYVINASSQDPLAEIRRITEGKGVDAIIDLNNSEKTLSVYPRALAKQGKYIMVGLFGADLHYHAPLITLSEFQFVGSLVGNQADFLGIMKLAEAGKVKPIVTRTMKLEEANEAIDNLENFRAVGRQVLVP encoded by the coding sequence ATGCGTGCAATGAGATTAGTCGAAGTAGGAAAGCCTCTTAAATTACAAGATATAGAGGTTCCAAAACCTAAAGGACCACAAGTTCTAATTAAAGTGGAAGCTGCAGGGGTATGTCATTCAGATGTTCATATGAGACAAGGACGATTTGGTAATTTAAGAATAGTTGAAGATTTAGGAGTTAAATTGCCCGTAACATTAGGTCATGAAATAGCTGGGAAAGTTGAAGAGGTAGGAGATGAAGTAGTGGGCTATTCCAAAGGAGATACTGTAGTCGCAAATCCATGGGAAGGAGAAGGAAGTTGCTATTATTGTAGAATTGGAGAAGAGCATTTGTGTGATACTCCTAGATGGTTAGGAATAAACTATGATGGTGCCTATGCAGAATACGTTTTAGTACCTCATTATAAGTACCTCTTTAAACTAAAAAGGTTAAATTCAATAGAGGCAACACCCCTAACTTGCTCTGGAATAACCACTTATAGGGCAGTAAGAAAGGCGTCATTAGATCCTAGTAAGGTAATAGCTATTATTGGAGCTGGAGGAGGATTAGGAACCATGGCTGTTCAAATAGCTAAAGCCGTTAGCGGTGCCGTGGTGATAGGAATAGATGTGAGAGATGAGGCTGTAGAAGCAGCTAGGAGAGCTGGTGCTGACTACGTAATAAATGCGTCTAGTCAAGATCCTTTAGCTGAGATAAGGAGAATAACTGAAGGAAAAGGAGTTGACGCAATAATAGACTTGAATAACTCTGAGAAAACTCTCTCAGTATATCCCAGAGCTTTAGCTAAACAAGGTAAATACATAATGGTAGGCTTATTTGGAGCTGATTTGCACTATCACGCTCCATTAATAACTTTAAGTGAATTTCAGTTCGTAGGTAGTCTAGTGGGTAATCAAGCTGACTTCTTAGGGATAATGAAATTAGCAGAGGCAGGTAAGGTTAAGCCTATAGTTACGAGAACGATGAAATTAGAGGAAGCTAATGAGGCTATAGATAATTTGGAGAATTTCAGAGCAGTGGGAAGGCAAGTTTTAGTTCCATAA
- a CDS encoding peroxiredoxin translates to MKLYQKFPDVQVLTTKGPIDFYKDIFGKGKWLFLFAHPADFTPVCTTEFVGFAKAYEEFKKLNVELVGMSVDSIYSHIAWLSDIEQRYGIKIPFPVIADPDKKLARLLDIVDETSGVTIRAVFLVNPEGIIRFMAYYPIEYGRKIDELLRITKAAIVNYKAKVSLPVDWEPGQDVIVPTATTIDEAELRMKLPNAKAWYLVFKKYEELPPDQRI, encoded by the coding sequence ATGAAGTTGTATCAAAAGTTTCCGGATGTTCAAGTCCTAACAACTAAAGGACCTATTGATTTCTATAAGGATATTTTCGGTAAGGGAAAGTGGTTATTCCTATTTGCTCATCCAGCAGACTTTACTCCTGTTTGTACCACAGAGTTCGTAGGTTTTGCTAAGGCTTATGAAGAGTTCAAGAAGTTGAACGTTGAACTAGTAGGCATGAGTGTAGATAGTATTTATTCTCACATAGCATGGCTTAGTGATATAGAACAAAGGTATGGCATTAAAATTCCATTCCCAGTGATAGCTGATCCAGATAAGAAATTAGCAAGACTATTAGATATTGTGGACGAAACTAGTGGAGTTACCATAAGGGCAGTGTTCTTAGTGAACCCAGAAGGTATAATTAGATTTATGGCTTACTATCCCATAGAGTATGGAAGGAAGATTGATGAGTTGTTGAGAATTACTAAGGCGGCAATAGTTAATTATAAGGCAAAAGTCTCATTACCGGTAGATTGGGAACCTGGTCAAGATGTGATAGTTCCAACAGCTACTACCATAGACGAGGCAGAGCTTAGGATGAAATTACCAAATGCTAAAGCGTGGTATTTAGTTTTCAAGAAATATGAGGAATTACCACCGGATCAAAGAATATAA
- a CDS encoding NAD(P)/FAD-dependent oxidoreductase, translating into MRIVILGGGFAGLSALKANNDAIMIDNKDYFVLTHRLVDVVKTGNPDLAIIPYKKVFRATVRNIDFKNKRVITDRGEISYDKLIIALGYSQRLLPNTEKLETVEDALRIREKMLKARRVVILGGGLLGVELASLAREMNKETYLIEGQSKLLGFMSKDSSEYAKMKLEDMGVNILLNTKVDSIDGNVVKTNKDTIKADLIISSIGFKGPSLISDLKLSNVNDRMIVDEYLKSIDYDEVYGAGDCATNNKKFIPMSAQVAVQAGTRAMLNALGQEEKFSYKQIAIIAKIGEEYFGDFMGKFVKGRLAELAMRFGLYRAIRLVN; encoded by the coding sequence ATGAGGATTGTAATCTTAGGAGGAGGTTTTGCAGGCTTATCTGCATTAAAGGCTAATAATGATGCTATAATGATAGATAACAAAGACTATTTTGTCTTAACCCATAGATTAGTTGACGTAGTCAAAACTGGGAATCCAGATCTGGCAATCATTCCATATAAGAAAGTCTTTAGAGCCACTGTAAGAAATATCGATTTTAAGAATAAAAGGGTTATAACAGATAGGGGAGAGATCAGTTATGACAAGTTGATTATAGCTTTAGGCTACTCTCAAAGACTCTTACCTAATACCGAAAAATTGGAGACTGTTGAAGATGCCTTGAGAATAAGAGAAAAAATGCTGAAGGCTAGAAGAGTGGTCATTTTAGGAGGAGGACTGTTAGGAGTGGAATTGGCTAGTCTAGCGAGGGAAATGAATAAGGAGACGTATTTAATTGAAGGTCAAAGTAAGCTGTTAGGATTCATGAGTAAAGATTCCTCAGAATACGCTAAAATGAAGTTAGAAGATATGGGAGTTAATATCCTACTCAATACTAAGGTAGACTCAATAGATGGGAATGTAGTAAAAACCAATAAGGATACGATAAAGGCTGACTTGATAATCTCCTCAATAGGCTTTAAGGGACCATCATTGATCTCAGATTTGAAATTATCCAACGTTAATGACAGGATGATAGTAGATGAGTATTTGAAATCTATCGACTATGATGAGGTTTATGGTGCAGGGGACTGTGCTACTAATAATAAGAAATTCATACCTATGTCTGCTCAAGTTGCAGTCCAGGCTGGAACTAGGGCAATGCTTAACGCTTTGGGTCAGGAAGAAAAATTCTCCTATAAACAAATAGCAATAATTGCAAAAATAGGGGAAGAATATTTTGGTGACTTCATGGGCAAATTTGTTAAGGGAAGATTAGCAGAATTAGCAATGAGATTTGGATTATATAGGGCAATAAGGTTGGTTAACTGA
- a CDS encoding MarR family winged helix-turn-helix transcriptional regulator: MQVTINEKLQVISTIAKIHRAIQRELNRRLKDLNLSYLDFLVLRSTIEGPKPMVYIANRYYVTQATITSSVDKLENMGLVRRVRSSEDRRVILIEITEKGKEIYEEGLKLYRELVEEIMKEIRDNEVLDLLNKLNMILSKLG; encoded by the coding sequence ATGCAAGTAACAATAAATGAGAAGTTACAAGTTATAAGTACTATAGCCAAAATTCATAGGGCTATCCAAAGGGAGTTAAACAGAAGGCTAAAGGACTTAAATCTATCTTACCTAGATTTTCTAGTATTGAGATCAACTATCGAGGGACCAAAGCCTATGGTATATATAGCTAATAGATATTATGTCACGCAAGCTACTATCACTTCTTCAGTAGATAAGCTAGAGAACATGGGACTAGTAAGGAGGGTAAGAAGTTCAGAGGATAGGCGTGTGATTCTCATAGAAATAACCGAAAAGGGTAAAGAGATTTATGAGGAAGGTCTAAAATTGTATCGTGAGCTTGTTGAAGAGATAATGAAAGAAATAAGAGATAATGAAGTCCTAGATCTTCTAAATAAACTTAATATGATACTTTCTAAGTTAGGGTAA
- a CDS encoding MFS transporter, giving the protein MQYKWIALSNTTIGVLMASINGTITLISLPAIFRGININPFASFQYLLWILMGYNVVTATLLVTFGRLSDIFGRVRLYNLGFLIFTVGSILLSITPNTGSLGALELIIFRIIQGIGGAFLFSNSAAIITDAFPFNERGKALGINQIAALAGSLIGLILGGILSVINWRLVFLVSVPVGIAGTIWSYTKLKELNKPSRNEGLDWLGNTTFGLGLILVLVAITYGLLPYGSSQLGWGNPFVIGSLIAGLALIGSFIYVETKVKFPMFRLELFKVRMFAAGNFASFLRSVAYGGLQIMLIIFLQGIWLPLHGYSYAETPFWAGIYMIPLMIGFVTMGPISGWLSDKYGARVLATLGMIIVAVGFLLLTTLPYDFNYFEFALIIFFMGLGNGMFASPNTASIMNSVPPKYRGSASGMRATIQNTGQTMSIAIFFTIVIISLSSTLPLALANAVTQAGAPQLASYMQRIPVTGALFAAFLGYDPVKTIISSLPSQISSSIPAQAIAVMEQHTWFPTAIAPSFMLALREAFYISSILTFMAAIASALRGKVKIIDGEVNASNNK; this is encoded by the coding sequence ATGCAGTACAAGTGGATTGCGTTAAGTAATACGACAATAGGAGTTCTAATGGCTTCAATAAATGGTACCATAACGTTAATCTCACTTCCTGCAATTTTCAGAGGTATTAACATAAATCCGTTCGCCTCTTTTCAATACTTACTATGGATTTTAATGGGATATAACGTAGTAACGGCAACTCTTCTAGTTACATTTGGTAGATTATCAGACATTTTTGGCAGGGTTAGGCTATACAACTTAGGCTTCCTAATATTCACCGTAGGTTCCATATTACTCTCCATCACTCCCAACACTGGCAGCCTAGGTGCACTAGAATTAATAATTTTTAGAATAATTCAAGGAATAGGTGGTGCTTTCCTTTTCTCCAACAGTGCAGCTATAATAACAGATGCTTTTCCCTTTAACGAGAGAGGAAAGGCATTAGGTATAAATCAAATAGCGGCCTTAGCTGGGTCATTAATAGGCCTAATTTTAGGTGGAATTCTTTCAGTTATAAATTGGAGGCTAGTCTTTCTAGTTAGTGTACCAGTTGGAATTGCTGGAACTATTTGGAGTTATACTAAATTGAAAGAGCTAAACAAGCCTAGTAGGAATGAAGGATTAGATTGGCTAGGGAATACTACTTTTGGATTAGGGCTAATATTAGTACTTGTAGCTATAACTTATGGTTTGTTACCATACGGTAGCTCTCAGCTAGGTTGGGGTAATCCATTTGTGATAGGCTCTTTAATAGCAGGATTAGCATTAATAGGCTCTTTCATCTACGTTGAGACTAAGGTAAAATTCCCGATGTTTAGATTAGAGTTATTTAAGGTAAGAATGTTTGCAGCTGGTAATTTTGCCAGCTTCTTAAGATCAGTTGCTTATGGAGGTTTGCAAATAATGTTAATAATATTCCTTCAAGGTATATGGTTACCATTACATGGTTATAGCTATGCAGAAACTCCCTTCTGGGCTGGAATATACATGATACCATTGATGATTGGCTTCGTTACAATGGGACCTATAAGCGGTTGGCTTTCTGATAAGTATGGCGCTAGGGTTTTAGCAACACTAGGCATGATAATTGTTGCTGTTGGATTTCTTTTACTAACTACTCTGCCATACGACTTCAATTACTTTGAATTCGCCCTAATAATATTCTTTATGGGATTAGGAAATGGGATGTTTGCCTCCCCAAATACTGCATCAATAATGAATAGTGTTCCACCAAAGTATAGAGGGTCAGCCTCTGGTATGAGGGCTACTATACAAAACACTGGACAAACTATGAGTATAGCGATATTCTTCACAATAGTTATCATCTCTCTAAGTTCAACTTTGCCCTTAGCGTTGGCTAATGCGGTAACACAAGCGGGAGCCCCTCAGTTGGCAAGTTATATGCAGAGAATACCAGTAACCGGTGCGTTATTTGCTGCATTCTTAGGTTATGATCCAGTGAAAACGATTATATCTTCGTTACCATCTCAAATATCGTCTTCAATACCCGCCCAAGCGATTGCAGTTATGGAACAACACACTTGGTTCCCTACAGCAATTGCTCCTTCATTCATGTTAGCTTTGAGAGAAGCTTTCTACATAAGTTCAATTTTAACGTTCATGGCTGCTATAGCTTCAGCCTTAAGAGGCAAAGTAAAAATTATTGATGGTGAGGTAAATGCAAGTAACAATAAATGA
- a CDS encoding DUF1028 domain-containing protein, which yields MTFSIVIYDPNEEAWGIGVASKFLAVGAFVPWLKPNVGAIATQALANLEYGSKGLRLLEEGKSAKEVINILISSDPLREKRQVGVVDSKGNSFAFTGKECYPYASHIIGDNFTVQGNILAGEEVLEAMAREAEGKGKIYEKILRALKAGESKGGDRRGKQSASIIVVKKPRGSENEFDPLVVGKYLDLRVDDNPDPLKEIERLLDLWIATFLDEEMIEIRQYSQEIKEAIKKLGYNDLKSWIEMNNFEAKFTGDKIGKSVLKVLLDQAKRS from the coding sequence GTGACGTTCTCAATAGTCATTTACGACCCTAATGAAGAGGCATGGGGAATTGGAGTAGCAAGTAAGTTCTTAGCAGTTGGAGCTTTCGTGCCTTGGTTAAAGCCTAATGTAGGAGCAATAGCTACGCAAGCTTTAGCTAATTTAGAGTATGGAAGTAAGGGGCTAAGGCTTCTTGAGGAAGGTAAGTCAGCTAAGGAAGTAATTAACATTTTAATCTCGTCTGATCCCTTAAGAGAGAAGAGACAAGTTGGTGTAGTTGACTCTAAAGGTAATTCTTTCGCCTTTACTGGTAAGGAGTGTTACCCTTATGCATCTCACATAATAGGAGATAACTTCACGGTTCAGGGAAATATCTTAGCTGGTGAAGAAGTATTAGAGGCTATGGCAAGAGAAGCGGAAGGTAAGGGAAAAATCTATGAGAAAATACTAAGGGCGTTAAAGGCAGGAGAGAGCAAGGGTGGCGACAGAAGAGGTAAACAGAGTGCTTCCATAATTGTTGTGAAGAAACCTAGGGGGAGTGAAAACGAGTTTGATCCATTAGTTGTGGGGAAATATTTAGATCTGAGAGTTGACGATAATCCTGACCCTTTAAAAGAGATCGAAAGACTATTGGACTTATGGATAGCTACATTTCTTGATGAAGAGATGATAGAAATTAGACAATACTCTCAAGAGATAAAGGAAGCAATAAAGAAACTGGGTTATAATGATTTGAAGAGTTGGATAGAAATGAACAATTTTGAAGCAAAATTTACGGGAGATAAGATAGGTAAGAGCGTATTGAAAGTACTATTAGATCAAGCAAAGAGAAGTTAA